CGTCATGGCGGAGGAGGCGGGCAGTACCGGAGCCACCCTGTACGCGCAAGCTGCACGCGATGGCAGTGCCGTCTGCGGTCGTCTGGCCGGCGCGATCGCGCCCGGGATGCGCGGGGACTTCATCGCCCTCGATGGTGCCCATCCGCGCCTCGCCGGCGCACGCGGCGATCAGTGGCTGGATCGTTGGCTGTTCTCGGGCAACACGCCGCTGGTGAGCGATGTGTGGGTGGGCGGCCAGCAGGTGGTGAGCGCGGGGCACCATCTGGATGAGGAACAGATCGCCGATCGATTCTGCTCGGTGATGGCCGAGCTCGCGAGTACTTAGAGAGTAGAGCGTCGACGATGTCTTCCACTGCACCCACCCCCATCGTGCTGACCCCGGGGGAGAGCACCCTGGCCCAACTCGAGCGCGTCTACCGCGAACCCGCCGTCGTGCAAGGTCTCGATCCGAGCGCGCGGTCTGCGGTGGAGACCGCGCACGAGATCGTGCAGCGCGCCGCCAAGGGGGACGCGCCTGTGTACGGCGTCAACACGGGCTTCGGCAAGCTGGCCAGCGTGCGCATTCCCGCGGAGCAGACGGCACAGTTGCAGCGAAACCTGGTGCTGTCCCATTGCTGCGGGGTCGGCGAGGCCATGTCGGCGCCGGTCGTCCGACTCATCATCGCCCTGAAGCTGATCTCCCTCGGTCGTGGCGCTTCCGGCGTGCGCTGGGAGATGCTCGAGATGTTGGCGGCATTTCTGCGCCGCGACCTGCTGCCGGTGATCCCCGCCCAAGGTTCCGTGGGGGCATCGGGCGATCTGGCACCCCTGGCCCATCTGGCCGCCGTGATGATCGGTGAGGGGGAGGCGTGGGTGGACGGCGAGCGCATGGCAGGGGCCAAGGCTCTCGCCGCCATCGAGCTCACGCCGCTGGTGCTCGGACCTAAGGAAGGCCTCGGGCTGATCAATGGCACCCAGGTGTCCACGGCGTTGGCCCTCGCCGCCCTGTTCGACGCCTGGCATCTGGCCCAGACCGCGTTGATCTCCGGTGCCCTGGTCACGGATGCGTTGATGGCCTCCACGGCGCCCTTCCACCCGACGATCCACGCCCTGCGCGGCCTGCAGGGGCAGGCGGATGCGGCCGAGTGCCTGCGTGCGCTGCTCACTGGGTCTGCGATCCGCGAGTCCCATCGCGAGCAGGACGATCGGGTGCAGGATCCCTACAGCATTCGCTGCCAGCCGCAGGTGATGGGAGCGGCGATGGACCAGCTGCGCCAGGTGGCGGACACGCTGGTGGTGGAGGCGAACGCGGTCACCGACAACCCGATCGTGGTGGTGGAGGAGGATCGCATCATCTCCGGCGGTAACTTCCACGCGGAGCCCGTCGGCCTCGGCGCCGACCAGGTGGCGCTCGCCATCGCCGAGATCGGCGCGATCACGGAGCGCCGCATCGCCATCACGGTGGATCCGGCCCAGAGCTTCGGCTTGCCCGCCTTCCTCACGCCCACGCCGGGGTTGAATTCCGGCTTCATGATCGCCGAGGTGACCTGTGCCGCCCTGATGGCGGAGAACCGCCACCTCGCCAATCCCTGCAGCGTCGACTCGACGCCCACCAGCGCCAATCAGGAAGACCACGTCTCCATGGCCTGCCACGCCGCGCGCCGCCTGCATCGCATGAACGCTAACCTAGCGAATATCATCGCTGTGGAGCTGCTGCTGGGGGCCCAAGGGGTGGAGTTCCGTGCCCCGCTGCGCACCAGCGAGGCCCTGCGCCAGGTGGCCGCCGCCGTCCGCGCACGCTCGCCGCGCTTGGAAGAGGACAGATACCTCGCCAGCGATATCGCGGCGGTCGGCGACCTCGTGCGCGAGGGCGAGCTGATCGGTATCGGGGCGGTCGCCGCGTGCCTGCCGGCCCTGCGCCAGGACCGCGGGTAGCGTGCCGCTCCGCTTCCGGCCGTCACCCTTGAGGGGGGGCGGGCGAGAAATGCAGGAGCTGATTGCTCGACTCGATGTAGCGCACGGCTAGCCGTTCTCCCGCCCGCACCGCGAGCGGCGTCTCGAAGGCGGACACCGCCTGCATCCAGCAGTTCCAGCGATTCTCTGGCCCGGTGGACATGGTGATGTCTTCACCGAAGTCCAGAGTGAACCAGAAGGCGACCCCGTGGCAGGTGCCCGTGTGGGTAGCCGTGAACTCGACGCGTCGGGCGTCGCTGGCATCGATCGTCTGCTGGAAGCCGTAGGTGCCGACGGTCTGCGGGTCGCTGAGCGTTCGATGGGGGAACGCGCCGAGGCGGGCCTGGACGTACGGGGGCGTGAGGGCGTTCAGGGATCGCACGTCGAAGCCGCAGCAGCGCGTGGCCACCGCTTCCTTGCGCAGAAGATCGCTCTCCAGCAGCACGGCCTGCACCGACGCCCTCAGTGGCAGGATGCGCCCGCCGGGTTTGAGCAGATGCTCTCGGGCGTGATCGAAGGTGCGCAGGGCGTTCTCGCCGAGAAGTCCCGTGTCGAAGACCTCAGCGACGATGATGTCCGCCTTTTCGGGCAGATCCCGTCCCACCGTCAGGTGGTTCGAGAGGCGGTTGGTGATGGTGATGCGGTCGGCGAAGCCGTTGTCGCGGATGATCGTCCGCGCTTGCTCGGCCATCAGTTCTGATACCTCACAGGCGTACACGTGGCGCGCGCCGGCGCGGGCGGCCATCATCGAGAGCAGGCCGGCGCCACAGCCGATGTCGAGGACGATCGAATCATCGCCCACGTAGTGGCGTAGGGCGCGATCGTAGGCCTCGTTCCGCACCTCGTCGTTCATCATCCGGAAGTGCCAGTGGGGGGCACACTGATTCACCAGGACGCGACGGTCTGTGGCGGCTTGGGCGCTGCCCAGGCCCTCGGCAGCGCGCAGCAGGTTGTAGGCTGCGGCGCTGCGCCCCACGCGCCTGGCGAGACCGGCCGCTGCCAACAGTAGCGGCACGTGGTCCGGCCAAAGACGCACGGCGCGATCGGCGAGCGCCAGTGCCTTTGCGGTCTCGCCCTCAGCGACGTGCTGGTGCAGGGCCGCCACCGCCTCGTCAGGGGTTGGACGAGACGGCGACGGCGCGGACCAGGCCGGCGTGGCCAGCTGTAGGGGACTCGGTTCCAAGCGCGGTCATCCGTTTGGCGAGGCGACGTACCCAGCCACGCTAGGGCGCACGACGGCGCTCCAGCAATACGCTTCGCGCGCTTTTCAGCAACTTCTCAACGTGGGCTCAACCGCTGCCTAGCGTGCGCATTAGATACTTTGAAGCCACACTGAGCCGTGGGGTATCGTCCCTTGAGCGCTAGTGGAGATGAGAGAGTTATGACAGGCCAGCCGCCGCTGCAGTCGTCGCCGCACGACGCCCTCGCACATCATTCGTTCGCTATCGGTGAGTGCCGGATCGAACCGGCGCTGCTGCGGGTGATCGGCGCCGACGGCACGTGCACCGAACTGTCGAAACGACAGATCGCGGCGCTGATCGAACTCGCCGAGCATTTCGGTCAGGTGGTATCGCGAGCCCGCATGCACGAGATTCTCTGCCTGGCCGAGGAGGGGCATCGCGATCGCGGCGCACTCTCCCATCACATCGGCAGCATTCGCCGCGCCCTCGGGTGTTCGAGCAAGCATCCCACCTACATCCGCACCATTCGCGGCCAGGGCTACTGCCTCATGCAGCCGCCGCGGCCGATCACGGCGGATGCCGTCGCGACCTCTAATCGTGACCTCGCCACGGCGACCGTCGCGCCCACGGCGCGCGGCGAGCGCTTACCGACATGGCGCGGCGTCCCCGCGGCCGTCGGGGCCGCCTTCGCCTGTCTGGTCGCCTTGCTGGCTCTCGGCCAGACCCTGCAGGTGGCTCGTGACGAGGGGCAGGTGGTCGCTGCCCTTGACGACGCCGCAGCGTCCATCCTGATGGAAGCCCTGCACGCGAGTGCCGACCAGGCCGATGGCGGAGTCGCCGCCCTGCAACTGCGCCGTCGAGAGGTACTGCGCGATGCGCACCTGACGCCGCACGCCAAGAGCCGACAGCTCTTCGCGATCGGTGAGGCACTCATGTGCCTGCGCGTTTGGGACGGGGCCGCCGAGGCCTTCGAACAGACGCTGACGGTACAGCGCTCGGTGGCGGCCGGGCCGGACCCGTGGACCATGGCCCAAGCGCTCACGGGCTTGGCACGGGTGACCAGCGCGCTGGAGCAGAGCATCGACGGCTCGAGGCCGATGCTCCACGAGGCGGCCCAGTGGCTGCGGGACGCGCGGGTCGATGAACGCCAGCGCGCGCAGCTGTGGAGTATCCATGCGGGTCTGATGGAGTTCGGCAACGACCTGGGTGGCGCGCAAGCGTTGTTCGAGCAGTCGCTCGCCTCAGCCACCGCAGAGCCGCTTCCGGATGAGGCGTTTGTGGTCGCTTTGCAAACGGCCCTCGCGCGGCTCGCGACATCCCGCGGCGACTACGCAGGCGCGGAGGCGATCCTGGTGCCGGTGCTCGCCCGCGCCCAGCGCTTGTACGGCGAGGGTGATCGTCGCCTGGCGCCCGTACTCACCCAGCGCGCAGCGCTCCTCTCCAAGCGGGGGGATCACGACGCCGCCAGCCGCGCCTACGCGCAGATCGTCAACCTCCTCGAACAGCACTACCCGGATGCCAGTTCGCAGCTCATCCATGCGCGGGTGGATCTGGCGGGCGCGTTGGTGAGCGCCGGGGACTCGTCCGCGGCCGTGGCGCTCTACGCCGAGGTCATCGAGCACGTACGGGCGAAGGACGCGAGCAATGTGCTCGGTCTGAGCACCTTGAAGCTCAACCTATCGGATGCCTTGATCAGTGCGGATGAACCGGAAGCGGCGTACGCGCAGGTGCGTGAGGCCATGGCGGTGCTGGAGCAACGTGGCGACGCGCCCGATTGGCTGCGCTACACGGCCAACAGCGTCTACGGCGCGGTGCTGATCGAACTCGGCGATTGCGGTGAGGGGCTGAGGCGCCTGAACGAGACCATCGATGAGATGTTCCTCCAGGGCGTCGACGACCCCCGCATCACGGCGGGTATCCACGCGCGCAAGGCGCGCTACGCCGATGCCAGTTGTGGCGCCAACCTGGACCAGACGGCCTGACGGGCTCTAATGGTGCTCGCCCTCGCGTGAGGTCAGCGAGTGGCGCACGGCACTCACGAAGCTGCGGCCGACGGGCAGCTCCGTGCCATCGTCGAGTTCCAGCGCGTAGCGGCTGCCCTTGCGCGAGCGCAAGCGGCGGGCGCGATCGAGGTTCACCGCGTGCGAGCGATGCACGCGTAGCAGATGGGCGGGCGCTTGCTCGATGGCGCCGCTGAGGGAGGCGCGGTACAGCCCCCGAGCGCCGTCGCGCAGGATCACCTCCACGTAGTTGCCGGCCGCTTGCAGGCTCACCACCTCGCCGAGGGCCAGGCGTTCTCCTTCGAGCGCGAGGGAGGCAGGTTCGCAGCGCGCCTCGTCGGTTGCACGGTTCGGCCGCGAGAGGCGTCGGTGGGATTCTAACGCCAGCAATGAGAGGGCTAGGGAGACGAATAGGTAAACGGCGTTGTCCAGAAACGCTGGGGCGTTGGTGAGTGCGATGAGCGGCCAGGGGAGCAGTAGGGCGATGAGGCGGAGCGATTCATCGCGTCGTTCGCGCGGCGCCTGCGTGAGCAACACCAAGGTGAGCGCGAGGGCGCCGGCGATGCCGGAGGCCGTTCGCACGTCGTTGCCGGACAGGGCGACGTAGGTGACGAGCACCACCCCCGTTCCCAGCGCAAGCTGGGCCGCCGGCAGCCTGAGGCGTTGGCGTACGTACGCGGCCAGCGCGAGGCCGCAGGCGGCGAGACCCGCCCAGACCAGGCCCTGGCGTGGGCCCTGCCAGGGGTAGGGGTAGTTGATCCAGACCCGGCAGCACTCGGCACTCAGGGCCACCAGGGCGGCGGCGGCGGCGAGGGCTGCCCAGCGGGCGGCCGGGTCGCGCGGGGCCCAGCCGCCGAAGATCGCGAGCAGGGCGAGTAACAGCCCGGCTTGCATCATGCCTAGGAGGTAGTTGTCGGCGCGGCGGCGCGGGTCGTCGGTGGCGTTGCGCAGACCGAGGGCGTGGAACTGGCTGGCCGGCTCGTAGCCTGCGTGGAAGGCGGAGAGGCGCACGTGAACGGTGGCGCTCCCAGCGGGCGGCAGGTCGAGGTTGATCACCGCGTCGATGGGCCCCGGCACTTCCTGGTCAGCCGACCGCCCCGGGGTTCCCTTGCCGCCACGCGGCTCACCATCGACGTAGACCGCGGCCGAGAAGGGACCCGACAGCGCCAACGCCGGCGCCGCGAGTCCCAAGTCCTGACGATCGAGGGAAAAGCGCAACCACCGGGCGCGGGGCGAGTGGCTGAGCGCCCACCAACGTGCTGGCTCCCAGGCGGTGCTGTGGGGTGCGGGCGGCTCGGCATCCGGCGTCTCCGCTACCTCGATGTCGAGCAGGGCAGGGTGCACGTAGCGCTCGGGGCCGAGGTCCAGGGTGAGCCACGCAGTCGCCAGACTCAGGGTCAACAGGACGCAGAGGAGCGGCCATCGCCCAGGGCGAGGCGTGGGCGGTGAGTCGTTGGTGTCATCCATGGCGTCGTTCGCCCCAAAGACCGGCAGATGGGTGGCGCGCGGTGCGGCGGCGCCAGATTATCGCTGGCAAGTGCGGCGCGTTGGTTGCCGGTGGAGAGTGCATGATGGAGAGGTGGTCGGTGTCGATCGTCGTGTTGTTGGCGGTGGCGTGCGGGCAAACAGCAGCAGGGGCGGTGCCTGCCGCTGAGGAGGTGGTGCAGGCCATCGAAGCGTACGTGCAACCTTACCTGGATGCCGGAGCCTTCGATGGGGTCGTGCTCATCGCCGAGGGCGAGGCGGTGACCTACCGCGGCGCCTTCGGCAAGGCGAGCTACGAGTTGGATGTGCC
The window above is part of the Pseudomonadota bacterium genome. Proteins encoded here:
- the hutH gene encoding histidine ammonia-lyase translates to MSSTAPTPIVLTPGESTLAQLERVYREPAVVQGLDPSARSAVETAHEIVQRAAKGDAPVYGVNTGFGKLASVRIPAEQTAQLQRNLVLSHCCGVGEAMSAPVVRLIIALKLISLGRGASGVRWEMLEMLAAFLRRDLLPVIPAQGSVGASGDLAPLAHLAAVMIGEGEAWVDGERMAGAKALAAIELTPLVLGPKEGLGLINGTQVSTALALAALFDAWHLAQTALISGALVTDALMASTAPFHPTIHALRGLQGQADAAECLRALLTGSAIRESHREQDDRVQDPYSIRCQPQVMGAAMDQLRQVADTLVVEANAVTDNPIVVVEEDRIISGGNFHAEPVGLGADQVALAIAEIGAITERRIAITVDPAQSFGLPAFLTPTPGLNSGFMIAEVTCAALMAENRHLANPCSVDSTPTSANQEDHVSMACHAARRLHRMNANLANIIAVELLLGAQGVEFRAPLRTSEALRQVAAAVRARSPRLEEDRYLASDIAAVGDLVREGELIGIGAVAACLPALRQDRG
- a CDS encoding class I SAM-dependent methyltransferase; amino-acid sequence: MEPSPLQLATPAWSAPSPSRPTPDEAVAALHQHVAEGETAKALALADRAVRLWPDHVPLLLAAAGLARRVGRSAAAYNLLRAAEGLGSAQAATDRRVLVNQCAPHWHFRMMNDEVRNEAYDRALRHYVGDDSIVLDIGCGAGLLSMMAARAGARHVYACEVSELMAEQARTIIRDNGFADRITITNRLSNHLTVGRDLPEKADIIVAEVFDTGLLGENALRTFDHAREHLLKPGGRILPLRASVQAVLLESDLLRKEAVATRCCGFDVRSLNALTPPYVQARLGAFPHRTLSDPQTVGTYGFQQTIDASDARRVEFTATHTGTCHGVAFWFTLDFGEDITMSTGPENRWNCWMQAVSAFETPLAVRAGERLAVRYIESSNQLLHFSPAPPQG
- a CDS encoding LytTR family DNA-binding domain-containing protein, producing the protein MDDTNDSPPTPRPGRWPLLCVLLTLSLATAWLTLDLGPERYVHPALLDIEVAETPDAEPPAPHSTAWEPARWWALSHSPRARWLRFSLDRQDLGLAAPALALSGPFSAAVYVDGEPRGGKGTPGRSADQEVPGPIDAVINLDLPPAGSATVHVRLSAFHAGYEPASQFHALGLRNATDDPRRRADNYLLGMMQAGLLLALLAIFGGWAPRDPAARWAALAAAAALVALSAECCRVWINYPYPWQGPRQGLVWAGLAACGLALAAYVRQRLRLPAAQLALGTGVVLVTYVALSGNDVRTASGIAGALALTLVLLTQAPRERRDESLRLIALLLPWPLIALTNAPAFLDNAVYLFVSLALSLLALESHRRLSRPNRATDEARCEPASLALEGERLALGEVVSLQAAGNYVEVILRDGARGLYRASLSGAIEQAPAHLLRVHRSHAVNLDRARRLRSRKGSRYALELDDGTELPVGRSFVSAVRHSLTSREGEHH
- a CDS encoding tetratricopeptide repeat protein; this translates as MTGQPPLQSSPHDALAHHSFAIGECRIEPALLRVIGADGTCTELSKRQIAALIELAEHFGQVVSRARMHEILCLAEEGHRDRGALSHHIGSIRRALGCSSKHPTYIRTIRGQGYCLMQPPRPITADAVATSNRDLATATVAPTARGERLPTWRGVPAAVGAAFACLVALLALGQTLQVARDEGQVVAALDDAAASILMEALHASADQADGGVAALQLRRREVLRDAHLTPHAKSRQLFAIGEALMCLRVWDGAAEAFEQTLTVQRSVAAGPDPWTMAQALTGLARVTSALEQSIDGSRPMLHEAAQWLRDARVDERQRAQLWSIHAGLMEFGNDLGGAQALFEQSLASATAEPLPDEAFVVALQTALARLATSRGDYAGAEAILVPVLARAQRLYGEGDRRLAPVLTQRAALLSKRGDHDAASRAYAQIVNLLEQHYPDASSQLIHARVDLAGALVSAGDSSAAVALYAEVIEHVRAKDASNVLGLSTLKLNLSDALISADEPEAAYAQVREAMAVLEQRGDAPDWLRYTANSVYGAVLIELGDCGEGLRRLNETIDEMFLQGVDDPRITAGIHARKARYADASCGANLDQTA